A single window of Aphidius gifuensis isolate YNYX2018 linkage group LG1, ASM1490517v1, whole genome shotgun sequence DNA harbors:
- the LOC122847462 gene encoding uncharacterized protein LOC122847462, translated as MELVIKKCLIGLTFIGLILICPILCDRKMWECNKNDLDFEECMKIIIPDVTRQYYIDRAGVQKQIGTDFILFGQFFGKTGDIKYRCRGVSVSGFNDNLAVKNYVADWDKYELNITTTNLKIIVDSIYCTNGNLGKVFKPIEGSDVKMSLYQVTMEHIINFNTSQAGKVYIDDWRIKINPVLVYIDHPEKMGASDNLRKGFEFIEKGLGKATGNALKNFANHKKEEMVPESY; from the exons atggaaTTAGTTATTAAAAAGTGTTTAATTGGATTGACATTTATaggattaattttaatttgtccaATATTATGTGATCGTAAAATGTGGGAGTGTAATAAAAATGATCTAGATTTTGAAGAgtgtatgaaaataattatcccTGATGTAACTcgtcaatattatattgatcgTGCAGGAGTACAGAAACAAATAGGTacagattttattttatttggccAATTTTTTGGCAAAACTGGTGACATTAAATATCGTTGTAGAGGTGTCAGTGTATCGGGCTTCAACGATAATTTAgcagtaaaaaattatgttgctGATTGGGATAAATATGAACTTAATATAACTACAAccaatctaaaaataattgtcgaTTCAATATATTGTACAAATGGCAATTTAGGCAAAGTTTTCAAGCCAATTGAAGGAAGTGATGTTAAAATGTCATTGT ATCAAGTGACAATGGaacatattataaattttaatactagTCAAGCAGGCAAAGTTTACATTGACGATTggagaattaaaataaatccagTTTTAGTTTATATTGATCATCCCGAAAAGATGGGAGCAAGTGATAACTTAAGGAAAggatttgaatttattgaaaaaggaCTTGGAAAAGCTACTGGGAatgctttaaaaaattttgcaaatcataaaaaagaagaaatggTTCCCGAGTCATACTAG
- the LOC122860213 gene encoding GTPase-activating protein and VPS9 domain-containing protein 1 gives MSSINSADSLGTIQWDMLELAGHLRLERLFVNSEKQNLKELNRKVLYISSDLAQQAWITDQQRVNLNRLIVARADCTPASCCQRANTLENCHFVDAYKHLRHQACSSYGEFLDNIRKSPELIASCLVEADRISPETVQNIIQSLSAGLYGSCLMPEDKLFVLKLLRQLMYLQIIPSDNPRRLLRHGTCAFSRFYSVFHENLFSAKLYLTAALHNPITQLLMEDEKFLDIDPDKASIRFPPSEKLKRFGKEGTQEYHNKLQKYRLWTINSLVRITQRFITSIRDNIHCFPTSICWIVRQMANLLSKNNNIEPKEIHAMCTDLVFTYFICPAIVNPEPYGITDAPISYIARFNLMQVGQILQMLSLMKYQTVDQKVIDLYKRFDKDSISSIIDAMLDGTNDEQLDDEPSIIDNTKLQGLCRSAALLTENELNSLVNFFHVINNNNNDDDDANDNDDESNNDDASNDDDDDDDVDEQLDNNNNLLNRKKLNELLSQLPAGSVSSNKIIINNNNSNSNNNTSPETPSKRGGLLRKVSRGRGSRVSSSSSSSVPDGAEDNNNNINNSSSGSTGGTSCGNDDDFIDKKIPQDVLVIPFSPTIGESVGLLSEQKVLCMDIKNNIDNSNQVTLTLPKNIQIINNQQQQDRQLIVNDRIETQEKRTRFSLSHDEILFEGSIGNTSDNLEAVSEAASNHSVASSLELETEDQNDNLSDMVSANVSGRGSPNISGRDTPSSQLTEGGDDNRVVVGGIDVRQHDLPTPTIAEKQSRSEIDDKFCKFEIKKLIEGDETISLVSDTWSTDVLGSDSEFIEVQDRYQYSQPSVLQVVDINNCLIDINETASDAWSTDVLASDSERLTEVDTDDTSSVARSDDTARSEIESRGEPEGSGASASGSGINCNNINYLQETRNLPIGTIVDGAGMLFRTIREEPIGRSSIITIPSSPTASASSTSSANVTGRGGTRSDYQRSTMEYVDNNSNGISDNTDYTNKKDAATGTSRATRVNDNNNVIDDGISNLIDKLQIDNNNKSNFSNGNQLITTNTTTITTTTTTTNTTTATNLSLTNKNHTTTKNDDVDNANDVIVRLSTASLTSSSSFGSDTKIKNTTTTSMTSTTPERQRPITNGSNDITNNSNNNNTILLSSSSSTTNKPSISSGAIPKSISFDMTATRGDKELLDDDQKNKRGFFSKFKMSLKNRRGKSPRGISDDLIGNRCYDNNNNNDNNNDINRHRLRRIMSEDTTATSSSSTTSMNNFNDSTDDILAKYRRKPSVTSDTASVESNQSRTKEAEDERLMIDQNNIELSFAFNDAKRKLRMVLSTADLQQIPWFISNERNNIIQKDNELITFLQLQLSEAINLQDRPLIARLHETLRCVRLFNDEGCKKLFLSLKDDYQKRSPYIAYLIRCKQGLLSTLAHLERLGERVKCDRDAVNSHLVALCVHVYLEKRENQILKFCDEFQKLEVSDEKQDFVDNFLLKINSDMEIDAIWQSASDGQLELARMVVERTVMARIYQYALYPNGDGDVNRDQLLYDHIKKLSKIVTPNHKDLKITKIYHYECPWPSAQAELAVISAYKTPRDKLQCVFRCATTIMNLLSMASERRTPAADDLMPVLVYVIIKTNPPSLLSTVQYVDSFYGNRLEGEEQYWWTQFYSAIEFIKTMD, from the exons atgtCGTCAATAAACAGTGCTGATTCACTTGGTACAATACAATGGGACATGCTTGAATTGGCTGGTCATTTAAGACTGGAGCGTCTTTTTGTTAATTCAGAAAAACAAAATCTTAAAGAACTAAATagaaag gTGCTGTATATATCATCAGATTTAGCACAACAAGCATGGATAACTGATCAACAACGTGTTAATTTAAATCGTTTAATTGTTGCACGTGCAGATTGTACACCAGCATCATGTTGTCAACGTGCAAATACACttgaaaattgtcattttgttGATGCATATAAACATTTACGACATCAAGCATGTAGTTCATACGGTGAATTTCTTGATAATATACGTAAATCACCAGAATTAATAGCATCATGTCTTGTTGAAGCTGATAGAATATCACCAGAAACAgtacaaaatataatacaatcaTTATCAGCTGGTCTTTATGGTAGTTGTTTAATGCcagaagataaattatttgtattaaaattattacgacAATTGatgtatttacaaataataccaTCAGATAATCCACGTCGTTTATTACGACATGGTACATGTGCATTTTCACGTTTTTATTCtgtatttcatgaaaatttattctcagcaaaattatatttaacagcAGCATTACATAATCCAATAACACAATTACTAATggaagatgaaaaatttttggatATTGATCCAGATAAAGCATCAATTAGATTTCCACCATCTGAAAAATTGAAACGTTTTGGTAAAGAAGGAACACAAGAATATCATAATAAACTACAAAAATATCGTTTATggacaattaattcattagtAAGAATAACACAAAGATTTATCACAAGTATACGTGATAATATACATTGTTTTCCAACAAGTATATGTTGGATTGTACGACAAATGGCAAATttattaagtaaaaataataacattgaacCTAAAGAAATACATGCAATGTGTACTGATCTtgtatttacatattttatatgtcCAGCAATTGTTAATCCAGAACCATATGGTATAACTGATGCACCAATAAGTTATATTGcaagatttaatttaatgcAAGTTGGACAAATATTACAAATGTTATCattaatgaaatatcaaaCAGTTGATCAAAAagttattgatttatataaaagatTTGATAAAGattcaatatcatcaattattgatgCAATGCTTGATGGAACAAATGATGAACAACTTGATGATGAACCaagtattattgataatacaaaGTTACAAGGTTTATGTAGATCTGCTGCATTATTAActgaaaatgaattaaattcattagttaatttttttcatgttattaataataataataatgacgatgatgatgctAATGATAACGATGATGAaagtaataatgatgatgcaagtaatgatgatgacgatgacgatgatgttgatgaacaattagataataataataatttattaaatcgtaaaaaattaaatgaattattatcacaattacCAGCTGGTTCTGTgagttcaaataaaattattattaataataataatagtaatagtaataataatacatcacCAGAAACACCAAGTAAACGTGGTGGATTATTACGTAAAGTTAGTCGTGGACGTGGTAGTagagtatcatcatcatcatcatcaagtgtaCCAGATGGAGctgaagataataataataatattaataatagtagtaGTGGATCAACTGGTGGTACATCTTgtggtaatgatgatgattttattgataaaaaaatacctcaAGATGTACTTGTAATACCATTTTCACCGACAATTGGTGAATCAGTTGGTTTATTGAGTGAACAAAAAGTACTATGTatggatattaaaaataatattgataattcaaatcAAGTTACATTAacattaccaaaaaatatacaaattattaataatcaacaacaacaagatagacaattaattgttaatgataGAATTGAAACACAAGAAAAACGTACACGTTTTTCATTATCAcatgatgaaatattatttgaaggTTCAATTGGTAATACATCTGATAATTTAGAAGCTGTTTCTGAGGCAGCATCAAATCATAGTGTTGCATCATCACTTGAACTTGAAACAGAAgatcaaaatgataatttatctgaTATGGTATCAGCAAATGTATCTGGTAGAGGTTCACCAAATATATCTGGACGTGATACACCATCATCACAATTAACTGAAGGTGGTGATGATAATcgtgttgttgttggtggtatTGATGTACGTCAACATGATTTACCAACACCAACAATTGCTGAAAAACAATCACGCTctgaaattgatgataaattttgtaaatttgaaattaaaaaattaattgaaggtGATGAAACAATATCACTTGTATCAGATACATGGTCAACAGATGTATTAGGTTCTGATAGTGAATTTATTGAAGTACAAGATAGATATCAATATTCACAACCATCTGTATTACAAgttgttgatattaataattgtttaattgatattaatgaaaCAGCATCTGATGCATGGAGTACAGATGTACTTGCTAGTGATTCAGAACGTTTAACTGAAGTTGATACTGATGATACATCAAGTGTTGCTAGATCAGATGATACTGCTAGATCAGAAATTGAAAGTCGTGGTGAACCAGAAGGTAGTGGTGCTAGTGCTAGTGGTAGTggtattaattgtaataatattaattatttacaagaaACAAGAAATTTACCAATTGGTACAATTGTTGATGGTGCTGGTATGTTATTTCGTACAATACGTGAAGAACCAATTGGACgttcatcaataataacaataccatcatcaccaacagcatcagcatcatcaacatcatcagcaaATGTTACTGGACGTGGTGGTACAAGATCAGATTATCAAAGAAGTACAATGGAATATGTTGACAACAATTCAAATGGCATTTCTGACAATACAGATTATACCAATAAAAAAGATGCTGCTACTGGTACAAGTAGAGCTACAAGAgtcaatgataataacaatgttattgatgatggtatatcaaatttaattgataaattacaaattgataataataataaatcaaatttcaGTAATGGTAATCAATTAATTACCACAAATACCACTACAATTactactaccaccaccaccactaacACAACCACTGctacaaatttatcattgactaataaaaatcatactacaactaaaaatgatgatgttgataatgcaAATGATGTTATTGTACGTTTAAGTACAGCAAGTTTAACATCAAGCAGTAGTTTTGGTTCagatactaaaattaaaaatacaacaactaCATCAATGACATCAACAACACCAGAACGTCAACGTCCAATTACAAATGGCTCAAATGATATCactaataatagtaataataataatacaattttattatcatcttcatcatcaacaacaaataaaccaAGTATATCAAGTGGTGCAATACCAAAAAGCATAAGTTTTGATATGACAGCAACACGTGGTGATAAAGAATTACTGGAtgatgatcaaaaaaataaaagaggtttttttagtaaatttaaaatgtcattaaaaaatagaagagGTAAATCACCAAGAGGTATAAGTGATGATTTAATTGGTAATCGttgttatgataataataataataatgataataataatgatattaatagaCATAGATTACGTAGAATAATGTCTGAAGAtacaacagcaacatcatcatcatcaacaacatcaatgaataattttaatgacagTACTGATGATATATTAGCAAAATATCGTAGAAAACCAAGTGTAACAAGTGATACAGCATCTGTTGAAAGTAATCAATCACGTACAAAAGAAGCTGAAGATGAAAGATTAATGattgatcaaaataatattgaattatcatttgCATTTAATGATGCTAAAAGAAAATTACGTATGGTATTAAGTACTGCTGATTTACAACAAATACCATGGTTTATATcaaatgaaagaaataatattatacaaaaagataatgagctaataacatttttacaattacaaTTATCTGAAGcaattaatttacaagatCGTCCATTAATTGCACGTTTACATGAAACATTAAGATGTGTTAgattatttaatgatgaaggatgtaaaaaattatttttatcattaaaagatGATTATCAAAAAAGATCACCATATATTGCATATTTAATAAGATGTAAACAAggattattatcaacattagcACATTTAGAAAGACTTGGTGAACGTGTTAAATGTGATCGTGATGCTGTTAATAGTCATTTAGTTGCATTATGTGTACATGTTTATCTTGAAAAACgtgaaaatcaaatattaaaattttgtgatgAATTTCAAAAACTTGAAGTATCTGATGAAAAACaagattttgttgataattttttacttaaaattaattctgaTATGGAAATTGATGCAATATGGCAATCAGCAAGTGATGGACAACTTGAATTAGCTAGAATGGTTGTTGAAAGAACAGTTATGGCTAGAATATATCAATATGCATTATATCCaaatggtgatggtgatgttAATAGAgatcaattattatatgatcatattaaaaaattatctaaaatagTAACACCAAAtcataaagatttaaaaataacaaaaatttatcattatgagTGTCCATGGCCATCAGCACAAGCTGAACTTGCTGTTATATCAGCATATAAAACACCAAGAGATAAATTACAATGTGTTTTTCGTTGTGCAACAacaattatgaatttattatcaatggcATCTGAAAGAAGAACACCAGCTGCTGATGATTTAATGCCTGTCCTTGTGTATGTCATCATTaag aCAAATCCACCATCGCTATTGTCAACTGTTCAATACGTTGACAGTTTCTATGGAAATCGTCTTGAAGGAGAAGAACAATATTGGTGGACCCAATTTTACTCAGCAATTGAATTCATCAAGACAATGGATTAA
- the LOC122860216 gene encoding DNA repair protein XRCC2-like yields the protein MDKIPVVEPGAQFFARVTNRPSITDLDMKIFPNGLTNKETIEICGNISSGKSILLSQYIAKTILLKNYNDKKIEGLDVGVLLINNDHHIKLTKIISIMKTIISKNNILLDFEIDDIIKQSLLNIKIISCYDCKQFLFTTEGLDTKLLNNKKIGLVVVDSITAFYWQDRQHGGPWIIDDYAKTYMKTIQKHTYHSKIPLIYVKPTDITSTLKETIVLSDEPTIGKINKRIKLQRDEKQNTFKCFIETLNSTNEIDYTIDINGINWI from the coding sequence atGGATAAAATTCCAGTAGTTGAACCAGGAGCTCAATTTTTTGCAAGAGTTACAAATCGTCCATCAATAACAGACTTagacatgaaaatatttccaaatggtttaacaaataaagaaacaattgaaatatgTGGTAACATATCAAGTGGTAAAAGTATTTTACTATCTCAATACATTGCTAAAACAATACtgctaaaaaattacaatgacaaaaaaattgaaggtcTTGATGTTggtgtattattaataaacaatgatcatcacataaaattaacaaagataatatcaataatgaaaacaataatatctaaaaacaatatattattagattttgaaattgatgatattattaaacaatcattgttgaatattaaaataataagttgTTATGATtgtaaacaatttttgtttacaaCTGAAGGACTTGATACAAAgctattgaataataaaaaaataggtcttgttgttgttgatagtATAACTGCATTTTATTGGCAAGATAGACAACATGGTGGTCCATGGATAATTGATGATTATGCTAAAACATACATGAAGACAATTCAAAAACATACGTATCATTCAAAAATTccattaatttatgttaaacCAACTGATATTACGTCAACATTAAAAGAAACAATTGTTCTATCAGATGAGCCaacaattggaaaaataaataaacgtatTAAATTGCAAAgagatgaaaaacaaaatacatttaaatgttttattgaaacattaaattcaacaaatgaaattgattATACGATTGATATTAATGGAATTAATTGGATTTAA
- the LOC122860219 gene encoding uncharacterized protein LOC122860219 — MELVIKKCLIGLTFIGLILICPILCDSKMWECNKNDLDFEECMRIIIPDVTRQYYIDRAGVQQQISTAVFVILQFSGKTGDIEYLCEGIDVWGFNDNLAVTNYVADWDKNELKITTKNPKITVDSAQCTDGNLGKIYERGEGSDVKIKLYQVKMEHTINFNTSRAGQVYIDDWRVKINPGGVLIDHPENMGVSDKSRKGFEIIEKGLGKAIGKVFKNFANHEEE; from the exons atggaattaGTTATTAAAAAGTGTTTAATTGGATTGACATTCATaggattaattttaatatgtcCAATATTATGTGATAGTAAAATGTGGGAGTGTAATAAGAATGATCTAGATTTTGAAGAGTGTATGCGAATAATTATCCCTGATGTAACTCgtcaatattatatcgatcGTGCAGGAGTACAGCAACAAATAAGTACAGCGGTTTTTGTAATTCTCCAATTTTCTGGCAAAACTGGTGACATTGAATATCTTTGTGAAGGTATCGATGTATGGGGTTTCAACGATAATTTAGCAGTGACAAATTACGTTGCTGATTgggataaaaatgaattaaaaataactacaaaaaatccaaaaataacTGTTGATTCAGCACAGTGTACAGATGGCAATTTAGGCAAAATATACGAGCGAGGTGAAGGAAgtgatgttaaaataaaactgt ATCAAGTGAAAATGGAACatactataaattttaataccaGTCGAGCAGGCCAAGTTTACATTGACGATTGGAGAGTTAAAATAAATCCAGGTGGAGTTTTAATTGATCACCCCGAGAATATGGGAGTAAGTGATAAATCAAGGAAAGGATTTGAAATCATTGAAAAAGGTCTTGGAAAAGCTATTggtaaagtttttaaaaattttgcaaaTCACGAAGAAGAATAA
- the LOC122860214 gene encoding sec1 family domain-containing protein 2-like — protein MDKKFDINEFTDACWKDVLIKINNAAVYIDHGATECLHWFNGDKAYLSLIDAGAHSVHEMALFNFQYVKVKGTKKVVFIITSPDSSFYKRTLKIIIDKNTFEDCTIVCAVHSTILKYSLNENDDDQYEMLKNDILSWMKNKSTDASVEIMFRPIFIAPITEQVFVTPPIERLMPPIDGKITDEYQSNADYFVSLFHSLFTQLNIKEDIYSIGQFSDYIADKLNNLPAAVDRKKMLIGRSGVSLIIIDRTLDLCTATKNNNECVLSRILSTLPSLPYHHNDVAVNMSPLCSDFQESPLTLTVPGCLATNDNDNFNILIKKKQKDVLLILNKWIVEILTSDIQSPQAKLSTRVTAHSLEKLVFKFRDNCNIKNLEKHSKKLQIIMAVIQSLKSDKSGKLDLLVSLEKLILQNLAVSRDSTSILSQISNIIKNRTSRGLEMEDLLVLLIYIYSISGTEIHFSTQQEQQLIASLENAIFEDIKKCNDSVSTHEVSVYQQTLLLLGVKTDTEAHELSINITKKIMNNLHLISEQRKNLHNYKDMIVKSNPQVMAECPGIVERLVNDLLDKTQPEIIDLQNKSSNLLSAGFNFMLKGRTTAHPTDNPWIIIYVLGGITPEEAKIVDQITTQSSTQIKITLAGCKLLNPIDVSDKILLSNIIL, from the exons atggataaaaaatttgatattaatgaatttactGATGCCTGTTGGAAAgatgtattaattaaaataaataatgctgCTGTTTATATTGATCATGGAGCAACAGAATGTTTACACTGGTTTAATGGTGACAAAGCATATTTATCACTTATTGATGCTGGTGCACATTCTGTTCATGAAATggcattatttaattttcag TATGTCAAAGTTAAAGGAACTAAAAAAGTTGTATTTATCATAACATCACCAGATTCATCATTTTACAAAcgaacattaaaaataattattgataaaaatacatttgaagATTGTACAATTGTTTGTGCTGTTCATagtacaatattaaaatattcattgaatgaaaatgatgatgatcaatATGAGATGCTCAAAAACGACATATTGAGttggatgaaaaataaatcaaca gaTGCATCAGTGGAAATAATGTTTAGACCAATTTTCATAGCTCCAATAACTGAGCAAGTATTTGTAACACCACCAATTGAAAGGCTAATGCCACCaattgatggaaaaataacTGATGAATATCAATCAAATGCTGATTATTTTGTCAGTTTATTTCATAGTTTATTTACACAGCTTAATATAAAAGaagatatttattcaattggtCAATTTAGTGATTATATtgctgataaattaaataatttaccagcagctgttgatagaaaaaag atgCTGATTGGAAGATCTGGAGtgtcattaattataattgacaGAACATTGGATTTATGTAcagcaacaaaaaataataatgaatgtgTTTTATCAAGAATATTATCAACACTACCATCATTGCCTTATCATCACAATGATGTTGCTGTTAACATGTCTCCACTATGTTCAGATTTTCAA GAAAGCCCATTGACATTGACAGTACCAGGATGTTTAGCAACAAATGACAAtgataactttaatattttaattaaaaaaaaacaaaaagatgtattgttgatattaaacaaatggattgttgaaattttaacGAGTGATATACAAAGTCCACAAGCAAAATTATCAACACGTGTTACAGCTCATAGTTTAGAAAAACTTGTCTTTAAATTTCGTGATAattgcaatattaaaaatcttgaaaaacatagtaaaaaattacaaataataatggcaGTTATACAATCACTTAAATCAGATAAAAGTGGTAAATTAGATTTACTTGTTagtttggaaaaattaatattacaaaatttagcTGTTAGTCGTGATTCAACAAGTATTTTATCTcag ataagtaatataattaaaaatcgtaCAAGTCGTGGTCTAGAAATGGAAGATTTActtgttcttttaatttatatttattcaatttctgGTACTGAAATACATTTTTCAACTCAACAAGAACAACAATTAATAGCTTCATTGGAAAATGCAATTTttgaagatattaaaaaatgcaatGATAGTGTATCAACACATGAAGTATCAGTTTATCAACAAACATTACTATTATTAGGTGTAAAAACAGACACTGAAGCACATGaactatcaataaatataacaaaaaaaataatgaataatctACATTTAATATCTGAACAACGTAAAAACTTACATAATTATAAAGATATGATTGTTAAATCAAATCCTCAAGTAATGGCTGAATGTCCTGGTATTGTTGAACGTCttgttaatgatttattagaTAAAACACAACcagaaattattgatttacaaaataaatcatcaaatttattatcagctggttttaattttatgttaaaagGACGTACCACTGCACATCCAACTGATAATCCatggataataatttatgtactaGGTGGAATAACACCAGAAGAAgctaaaattgttgatcaaatAACAACACAAAGCTcaacacaaataaaaataacacttgctggttgtaaattattaaatccaaTTGATGTTtctgataaaatattgttatcaaatattatattataa
- the LOC122847471 gene encoding uncharacterized protein LOC122847471, translated as MVSKITATLAIVLIIGFINKSHADDDVDVDYTPEFVKGNDNHGGVYGIKLHDRNKKEDKMNAGNSVNKNKLRCYVGTEINPKGGLKFSLATLSDCYNSTETSCVKTTVLAGNTVVTRSCSFVSHEEKCQTIYSDVTGETETCYCNDKDGFYFFTHIK; from the exons atGGTTTCAAAAATTACTGCCACATTGGCAATTGTATTGATTATtggttttatcaataaatcacatgctgatgatgatgttgatg tAGACTATACACCAGAATTTGTTAAGGGGAATGACAACCATGGAGGTGTATATGGTATTAAACTCCATGatagaaacaaaaaagaagataaaatgAATGCTGGAAACTCAG ttaacaaaaacaaattgcGATGTTATGTCGGAACTGAGATAAATCCAAAAGGcggattaaaattttcattggcAACATTGAGTGATTGTTATAACAGCACAGAGACCAGCTGTGTGAAAACGACAGTTC TAGCCGGGAACACCGTTGTCACAAGATCTTGTTCGTTTGTATCTCACGAAGAAAAATGTCAAACAATTTATTCAGATGTTACTGGTGAAACGGAAACTTGCTATTGTAATGATAAAGATGGCT TTTATTTCTTCactcatataaaataa
- the LOC122860220 gene encoding uroporphyrinogen decarboxylase, which translates to MSQQNFPVLKNDRFLKAAKGEEVDKIPIWIMRQAGRYLPEFREFRTKHDFFTICQTPEYACEVTLQPLRRFDLDASIIFSDILVIPQAMGLVVEMKSGVGPVLPEPLKTPEDMSRLKMPNVEKELGYVGEAITLTRHKLEGKVPLIGFTGAPWTLMGYMIQGGGSSTMVQSRSWLYKYPEDSCKLLQKITDVIVEYLVMQVKSGAQALQIFESHGNWLNDELFDKYSFPYIKQINERVNSTLEELNIQKVPMIVFPKGATMNSLEKIAKNCGYEVIGIDWTVDPVEARKRFGPNITIQGNMDPCALYATADEVEQRALSICNKFSKTRYIANLGHGINPDTPITSVEAFIKGVHTL; encoded by the exons ATGTCTCAACAAAATTTTccagttttaaaaaatgatagatTTTTAAAAGCAGCTAAAGGTGAAGAAGTTGATAAAATTCCAATATGGATAATGCGACAAGCTGGAAGATATCTTCCTGAATTTCGTGAATTTCGTacaaaacatgatttttttacaatatgtCAAACACCAGAGTATGCATGTGAAGTGACACTTCAACCATTGAGAAGATTTGATTTAGATGCAAGCATAATATTTTCAGACATTCTAGTTATTCCACAAGCAATGGGTCTAGTTGTTGAAATGAAATCAGGAGtg ggTCCAGTTTTACCAGAGCCACTTAAAACTCCAGAAGACATGAGTCGCCTAAAAATGCCAAATGTTGAAAAAGAACTTGGATATGTTGGTGAAGCAATAACACTAACTCGTCACAAATTAGAAGGAAAAGTTCCATTGATTGGTTTTACTGGTGCTCCT tgGACTCTTATGGGATATATGATTCAAGGTGGTGGTAGTTCAACTATGGTACAATCAAGATCATGGCTATATAAATATCCAGAAGATTCATGTAaacttttacaaaaaataacagatgTAATTGTTGAGTATCTTGTTATGCAAGTAAAATCAGGTGCACAGGCTTTACAAATATTTGAAAGTCATGGTAATTGGCTAAATGAtgaattgtttgataaatattcatttccatatattaaacaaattaatgaaaGAGTTAATTCAACActtgaagaattaaatattcaaaaagttccaatg attgttTTTCCAAAAGGTGCAACAATGAattcattagaaaaaatagCTAAAAATTGTGGATATGAAGTCATTGGTATTGATTGGACAGTTGATCCAGTTGAAGCTAGAAAAAGATTTGGACCAAATATTACAATTCAAGGTAACATGGATCCTTGTGCATTGTATGCAACTGCTGATGAAGTTGAACAAAGAGCATTAagtatttgtaataaatttagtaaaacAAGATATATTGCTAATCTTGGTCATGGAATTAATCCAGATACTCCAATAACTTCAGTTGAAGCATTTATCAAAGGTGTACATACTCTTTAA